In Nymphaea colorata isolate Beijing-Zhang1983 chromosome 3, ASM883128v2, whole genome shotgun sequence, a genomic segment contains:
- the LOC116249742 gene encoding pentatricopeptide repeat-containing protein At3g61360-like, which produces MKTPIRLLPVVRHTAPSLSCASSCSQSTTQIADIDEVCRLINDHPFPDEPLEPTLRQIGIPISSSFIDNVLGRLFAGHANGFKALELFNFARRHSEFRLTSDLFEKMVHILSRMRKFDKVWELFDEIHVKHPSVISLKSMSIVLARYCQHQSFEETLEAFSRMERYVGEHTVDTYNVLLYAFCTQKHMMEARAIFRKIHRRFMPNTQTLNILLMGFKESRNLIAVELFYHDLVRRGCVANTVTYNIRIDSFCKKGRVHDALRLLSEMEEKNCSPTIETYTTLIHGFCIARDPVRARQIFDEMENHDLKHDSVAYNALISCYVRFGDLKSAVDLMDEMEGRGVRHDDVTYNTLFRGLRTLDSIGALSKLYQKMIEKEFLPKMQTVVLLMKSFCQNDRCDLGIDLWDYLIQKGCCPHAHVLDLLVTSLCSRGKTGRALECLYESLARGRHPNKQTFQVLLAYLQEGGDEDKLIVVREIMKKLGISA; this is translated from the coding sequence ATGAAGACGCCCATCAGATTGTTACCAGTCGTTCGCCACACCGCTCCCTCCTTATCATGTGCATCCTCTTGTTCCCAGTCGACCACTCAAATTGCCGATATTGATGAAGTTTGCAGGCTGATCAATGACCACCCATTTCCAGACGAGCCCTTAGAGCCAACCCTTCGTCAAATTGGAATACCCATCTCATCCTCCTTCATCGACAACGTACTTGGACGCCTATTTGCTGGTCACGCGAATGGGTTCAAGGCTTTGGAGCTCTTCAACTTTGCAAGGCGACACTCTGAGTTCAGGCTCACTTCAGATTTATTTGAGAAGATGGTTCACATCCTTTCACGAATGCGGAAGTTTGATAAAGTGTGGGAGTTATTTGATGAGATACACGTGAAGCATCCGTCTGTGATAAGTCTCAAGTCAATGAGCATTGTCTTAGCACGTTACTGTCAGCACCAATCGTTTGAAGAAACACTTGAAGCTTTCAGTAGGATGGAACGCTATGTCGGCGAGCACACCGTTGATACCTACAACGTGCTTCTCTACGCATTTTGCACTCAAAAGCACATGATGGAAGCTCGAGCCATCTTTCGTAAGATACACAGGCGGTTCATGCCGAATACGCAGACCCTGAACATCTTGCTCATGGGGTTCAAAGAATCCAGAAATCTTATCGCTGTGGAGCTGTTCTATCATGACTTGGTACGCAGGGGTTGTGTTGCCAACACAGTAACCTATAATATCAGAATCGATTCCTTTTGCAAGAAAGGCCGTGTTCATGATGCACTAAGACTGCTAAGCgagatggaagaaaaaaactgTTCTCCTACCATTGAGACTTACACTACATTAATTCATGGTTTCTGCATTGCTCGAGATCCAGTTAGGGCTCGTCAGATATTTGATGAAATGGAGAATCATGATCTGAAGCATGATTCTGTAGCATATAATGCGTTGATAAGTTGTTATGTTAGATTTGGGGATTTGAAATCAGCTGTAGACTTGATGGATGAAATGGAGGGGAGAGGAGTTCGGCATGATGATGTCACTTACAACACTTTATTCCGTGGTTTGAGGACTTTAGATTCGATAGGTGCACTCTCTAAGCTCTACCAGAAGATGATTGAGAAAGAATTTCTACCAAAAATGCAGACAGTCGTTCTGCTGATGAAATCTTTCTGTCAGAATGATCGATGTGATTTAGGAATTGATTTGTGGGATTATCTAATTCAAAAAGGTTGCTGTCCTCATGCACATGTACTTGATCTGTTGGTAACGAGCCTATGCTCTAGGGGTAAGACAGGCAGGGCTCTTGAATGTCTTTACGAATCATTGGCAAGGGGACGCCATCCAAATAAGCAAACGTTTCAAGTTTTGCTGGCCTATCTTCAGGAAGGAGGTGACGAAGACAAATTGATAGTTGTTAGAGAGATCATGAAAAAGTTAGGAATAAGTGCGTGA